One Oceanotoga teriensis genomic region harbors:
- a CDS encoding alpha-amylase family glycosyl hydrolase → MIFYELYLRSFYDSNGDGIGDFKGLEKKLDYLQNIGIDSIWLLPIMKSPAFHGYTITDFYKTNSLYGNIDELKQLLNEAHKRNIKIVLDLPINHVSVSSEWFQKALNDEKPYKNWFIWSNNKTNTDERRHWGNDKIWHKINDKYFYGLFGPGSPDLNFENKELWDEIKKIFKHWLNIGFDGFRLDAAKHIFDYDKKNMKFKYQHDKNIKFWIEMLEYIKSIKKDAIIISEVWDEKEIVKKYDGIFEIGFNFPLSYIIKDSIKLNDAEKFVKDLKEVMPAYFKKKPIKTKSGNFLTNHDMTRLRSELKSIKKSNFALNILLTLPGIPFIYYGEELSMKGKLKNVNFTEDGEEPIQWSEIGFGPGQTEWKGYKFNTPYSKISVEEQHKNPKSTLNRVKKLIKFRKENSWIENSKINILENDKNMVKLSINNEINSIIIHYNFKSSKTKININEDKILYYSDNVKCTENKTEIPGYSILITKGDL, encoded by the coding sequence ATGATTTTTTATGAACTTTATTTACGTTCTTTCTATGATTCAAATGGCGATGGAATTGGTGATTTTAAAGGACTTGAAAAAAAATTAGATTATTTACAAAATATTGGAATCGATTCCATATGGCTTTTACCAATAATGAAATCTCCGGCATTTCATGGTTATACAATTACTGATTTTTATAAAACCAATTCTTTATATGGAAATATTGATGAATTAAAACAATTATTAAATGAAGCACATAAAAGAAATATAAAAATTGTTTTAGATCTGCCAATAAACCATGTCTCTGTATCATCTGAATGGTTTCAAAAAGCTTTAAATGATGAAAAGCCGTATAAAAATTGGTTTATATGGTCAAATAATAAAACGAATACTGATGAAAGACGACATTGGGGAAATGATAAAATATGGCATAAAATAAATGATAAATATTTTTATGGGTTATTTGGACCTGGTTCGCCCGATTTAAACTTTGAAAACAAAGAACTCTGGGATGAAATAAAAAAAATATTTAAACATTGGTTAAATATCGGATTTGATGGGTTTAGATTAGATGCAGCTAAGCATATATTTGATTATGATAAAAAAAATATGAAATTCAAATATCAACATGATAAAAATATAAAATTTTGGATTGAAATGTTAGAATACATAAAAAGTATAAAAAAAGATGCCATAATAATAAGTGAAGTTTGGGATGAAAAAGAAATAGTAAAAAAATACGATGGAATATTCGAAATAGGATTTAATTTTCCACTTTCATATATCATTAAAGATTCCATAAAATTAAATGATGCAGAAAAATTTGTCAAAGATTTAAAAGAAGTAATGCCTGCATATTTCAAAAAAAAGCCCATAAAAACTAAATCGGGAAATTTTTTAACAAATCACGATATGACAAGGCTCAGAAGTGAGTTAAAATCTATAAAAAAATCAAATTTTGCTTTAAATATACTTTTAACTCTACCCGGAATACCTTTCATATATTATGGCGAAGAATTATCTATGAAAGGTAAACTTAAAAATGTTAACTTCACAGAAGATGGTGAAGAACCAATTCAATGGTCAGAAATTGGTTTTGGACCAGGTCAAACAGAATGGAAAGGCTATAAATTCAACACACCTTACAGTAAAATTTCTGTCGAAGAACAGCATAAAAATCCTAAATCCACTTTAAATAGGGTCAAAAAACTTATTAAGTTTAGAAAAGAAAATAGTTGGATAGAAAATTCAAAAATTAATATTTTAGAAAATGATAAAAATATGGTAAAATTAAGTATCAATAATGAAATAAACTCAATTATTATTCATTATAACTTTAAATCTTCAAAAACAAAAATTAATATAAATGAAGATAAAATTTTATATTATTCTGATAATGTTAAATGCACAGAAAATAAAACTGAGATCCCTGGATATTCTATTTTGATAACAAAGGGGGATCTATAA
- a CDS encoding transglycosylase SLT domain-containing protein encodes MKKTLLILIAVSLITTLTFSQSLFSYTNSEDTKQDLKFKTFLTDYVSSQYKIASGKDLAPERLYDIIDGIMNASKTFEISPLLIAAIIDTETNFRNIIGSYGEVGYMQLRPTTAKYVIDMYPEIFKNAGYDDFTVDWIQKRLLIDPQYNILVGTAYLKHLMNNHEEDIYKAVGWYNGGGNEYYAKKVIYKIAEISVSYPTI; translated from the coding sequence GTGAAAAAAACTTTATTAATATTAATAGCTGTATCACTCATAACTACCTTGACATTCAGTCAAAGTCTATTCAGTTATACTAACTCTGAAGATACAAAACAAGATTTAAAATTTAAAACATTTTTAACAGACTATGTATCAAGTCAATATAAAATAGCAAGTGGAAAAGATTTAGCTCCAGAAAGATTATATGATATTATAGATGGTATAATGAATGCCTCAAAAACCTTTGAAATATCTCCACTTCTAATAGCGGCTATAATAGACACAGAAACAAATTTCAGAAATATAATAGGTAGTTATGGAGAAGTTGGTTATATGCAATTAAGACCTACAACAGCAAAATATGTCATAGACATGTATCCAGAAATATTTAAGAATGCAGGATATGATGATTTTACAGTAGATTGGATACAAAAAAGATTGTTAATAGACCCACAATACAATATATTAGTAGGTACAGCCTATTTAAAACATTTAATGAATAATCATGAAGAAGATATTTATAAAGCTGTAGGTTGGTATAATGGTGGAGGAAATGAGTATTACGCAAAAAAAGTAATATATAAAATAGCAGAAATATCTGTATCATATCCAACAATTTAA
- a CDS encoding winged helix-turn-helix transcriptional regulator, with the protein MFDTEEYMFFNPSPNYREMMILKIISKNSDTSQESLAKKVGIVPSMVNRYLKDFEDKDLIIKSGENRRRMSYQLTKNGQKRLQFLMVSYINEVSKLYTDTRDSFEELIKALKKHNLKNIFLYGAGVVGTIVLKVLNIEDINVLGFIDDSISKQGDKIHGIDILNPKEVDQFDYDAIIIASFRHSEEIKENALKEKLKNLFIFKIDENGNVSLNEEEII; encoded by the coding sequence ATGTTTGATACAGAAGAGTACATGTTTTTTAATCCCTCACCCAATTATCGTGAGATGATGATATTAAAAATCATTTCAAAAAATTCTGATACTTCTCAAGAATCTCTTGCAAAAAAAGTTGGAATAGTTCCTTCTATGGTAAATCGTTATTTAAAAGATTTTGAGGATAAAGACTTAATTATAAAATCTGGAGAAAACAGAAGAAGGATGTCATATCAATTAACTAAAAATGGACAAAAAAGACTACAATTTTTGATGGTTTCTTATATAAACGAAGTTTCAAAACTTTATACCGATACAAGAGATTCTTTTGAAGAACTCATAAAAGCTTTAAAAAAACATAATCTAAAAAATATATTTCTTTATGGTGCTGGTGTTGTAGGAACTATAGTATTAAAAGTCTTAAATATAGAAGATATAAATGTTCTTGGATTTATAGATGACTCTATATCAAAACAAGGAGATAAAATTCATGGTATAGATATATTAAATCCAAAAGAAGTTGACCAATTTGATTATGATGCTATAATAATAGCTTCATTTAGGCATTCTGAAGAAATAAAAGAAAATGCTCTAAAAGAAAAGCTTAAAAATTTATTCATTTTTAAAATAGATGAAAATGGAAATGTGTCTTTAAATGAGGAGGAAATAATATGA
- a CDS encoding DegT/DnrJ/EryC1/StrS family aminotransferase: MNIPLFDLTRQYQDIKKDVLESLDNIFSSGKVILGENVKKLESDLSKKIESKYACGVANGSDALLIALHALDIKNGDYVITTPFTFFATASSITRNNATPIFVDVEEKYYNIDLEKVETILKTHPEKEKIKAIIPVHLFGKTLDMEKLKYLKNKYNIKIIEDCAQSIGSIWKSKDGNKIYSGTVGDFGTTSFFPTKNLGGYGDGGMIFTQEENLQKRVKKLRVHGAAKKYFHDEIGYNSRLDEVQAAILNIKLNMLDEFTEKRIEKAKRYDQLFKDLNLTDKIIYPDYINDKTHVYHQYVITLKKGNRNELAQYLSKNGIGNSKYYPECLHRQKCFEYLGYKTGDFPIAEKATENTIAIPIFPELTDEEQEYIVNKIKEFYN; the protein is encoded by the coding sequence ATGAATATACCATTATTCGATTTAACAAGACAATATCAAGACATAAAAAAAGACGTATTAGAATCTTTAGATAATATATTTTCATCAGGAAAAGTTATTCTTGGTGAAAATGTTAAAAAGCTCGAATCAGATCTTTCAAAAAAAATTGAATCTAAGTATGCCTGTGGTGTCGCAAATGGTTCAGATGCATTATTAATTGCTTTACATGCTTTAGACATAAAAAATGGAGATTATGTAATAACTACTCCTTTCACTTTTTTTGCTACAGCAAGTTCTATAACAAGAAACAATGCAACACCAATATTTGTAGATGTAGAAGAAAAATATTATAATATTGATTTAGAAAAAGTTGAAACAATATTAAAAACACATCCAGAAAAAGAAAAAATAAAAGCAATAATTCCAGTACATTTATTTGGAAAAACTCTTGATATGGAAAAATTAAAATACTTAAAAAATAAATATAATATAAAAATAATAGAAGATTGTGCACAATCAATAGGTTCCATATGGAAATCAAAAGATGGAAATAAAATTTATTCTGGTACTGTTGGAGATTTTGGTACAACTTCATTCTTTCCAACCAAAAATCTTGGTGGATATGGAGATGGTGGAATGATATTCACACAAGAAGAAAACTTACAAAAAAGGGTTAAAAAACTCAGAGTCCATGGAGCTGCAAAAAAATATTTTCATGATGAAATAGGTTATAATTCAAGATTAGATGAAGTTCAAGCTGCAATACTAAATATAAAATTGAATATGTTAGATGAATTTACAGAAAAAAGAATAGAAAAAGCCAAAAGATATGATCAACTATTTAAAGATTTAAACTTAACCGATAAAATAATATATCCAGATTATATTAATGATAAAACTCATGTATACCATCAATATGTAATAACCTTAAAAAAAGGAAATAGAAATGAACTTGCACAATATCTAAGTAAAAATGGGATTGGAAACTCTAAATATTACCCAGAATGTCTTCACAGACAAAAATGCTTTGAATATTTGGGATATAAAACAGGTGATTTTCCAATAGCTGAAAAAGCTACAGAAAATACAATTGCCATACCTATATTTCCAGAATTAACTGATGAAGAACAAGAATATATAGTAAATAAAATAAAAGAATTTTATAATTAA